A genomic window from Quercus lobata isolate SW786 chromosome 10, ValleyOak3.0 Primary Assembly, whole genome shotgun sequence includes:
- the LOC115963171 gene encoding LRR receptor-like serine/threonine-protein kinase isoform X3 — MPLNPWITLSSFLTIILPLLNPFVAFAVNPQGEALLSWKQSLNGSTVALSNWDPSDETPCGWLGITCNINKEVVELELRYLDLYGTVPTNLTSLVSLTKIILSSTNLTGSIPREIAILRELNYLDLRDNALTGKIPSEICNLLKLQEIHLNSNQLEGSIPVQIGNLTSLKRLTLFENQLNGEIPNTIGNLKNLQVLRAGRNKNLGGLIPREIWNCTELTMLGLTHTSVLGFLPPSLGLLKKLETIFIGSSLLSGQIPPEIGNCTALQNIYLHENSLTGSIPKSLENLKSLRNLVLWKNSLVGTIPSELGNCKELSIPLAISKCQNLEALDLSENFLTGNIPQGIFQFKKLKTIYLFSNNLSGEIPREIGNLENLHNLDLSLNRISGNVPAEILGSRNLTYLNLHSNLITGNFPAHCFLFNLKEQFKRRDPILDLRSQFCKIP; from the exons ATGCCTTTAAATCCATGGATCACCCTCTCCTCCTTCTTAACAATCATCCTTCCCCTCTTGAACCCTTTTGTAGCTTTTGCAGTTAATCCACAAGGCGAAGCTCTTCTTTCATGGAAGCAAAGCCTGAATGGATCCACTGTGGCCTTGTCTAATTGGGACCCAAGTGATGAAACTCCATGTGGGTGGCTTGGAATCACTTGCAACATCAACAAGGAGGTTGTGGAATTGGAATTAAGGTACTTGGATTTATATGGTACAGTTCCAACTAATCTCACTTCATTGGTTTCATTAACCAAGATTATACTTTCTAGTACAAACCTCACAGGTTCAATCCCAAGAGAGATTGCTATACTGCGTGAACTGAATTACTTGGACTTGAGAGACAATGCGTTAACTGGTAAAATCCCATCTGAGATTTGCAACTTGCTTAAGCTCCAAGAAATCCACCTCAACTCGAACCAGCTAGAGGGCTCGATTCCGGTTCAAATCGGCAACCTCACAAGCTTGAAACGGCTGACTCTTTTTGAAAACCAGCTCAATGGAGAAATACCCAATACCATAGGCAACTTGAAGAACCTCCAAGTGTTAAGAGCCGGTAGAAACAAGAACCTTGGAGGCCTTATTCCCCGAGAAATCTGGAATTGTACCGAGTTGACCATGTTAGGCCTAACTCATACAAGTGTCTTGGGTTTCCTTCCTCCGAGTCTTGGTCTCCTCAAGAAGCTTGAAACCATATTCATCGGCTCATCTCTCCTCTCCGGCCAAATCCCACCTGAAATCGGCAACTGTACCGCCCTCCAAAACATCTACCTTCACGAAAATTCACTCACCGGTTCAATACCAAAAAGTCTCGAAAACCTCAAAAGCCTCCGAAATCTTGTTCTCTGGAAGAACAGCTTGGTGGGGACTATTCCATCAGAGCTTGGAAATTGCAAGGAATTATCAATTCCTTTGGCAATTTCCAAATGTCAGAATCTCGAGGCCCTTGATTTATCTGAAAACTTTTTGACTGGGAATATTCCCCAAGGAATCTTCCAGTTCAAGAAACTGAAGACAATCTATCTTTTCTCCAACAATTTATCAGGTGAAATACCGAGAGAGATTGGGAACTTGGAAAATCTGCATAACTTGGATCTTAGTTTGAATCGAATTTCGGGAAATGTACCTGCTGAGATCTTAGGCAGCCGAAACTTGACATATCTCAATTTGCATTCTAATTTGATCACTGGAAACTTTCCTG cacattgttttcttttcaatctcAAGGAACAATTTAAGCGGAGAGATCCCATTCTCGATTTGCGATCTCAATTTTGTAAAATACCTTGA
- the LOC115963171 gene encoding LRR receptor-like serine/threonine-protein kinase isoform X2 — MPLNPWITLSSFLTIILPLLNPFVAFAVNPQGEALLSWKQSLNGSTVALSNWDPSDETPCGWLGITCNINKEVVELELRYLDLYGTVPTNLTSLVSLTKIILSSTNLTGSIPREIAILRELNYLDLRDNALTGKIPSEICNLLKLQEIHLNSNQLEGSIPVQIGNLTSLKRLTLFENQLNGEIPNTIGNLKNLQVLRAGRNKNLGGLIPREIWNCTELTMLGLTHTSVLGFLPPSLGLLKKLETIFIGSSLLSGQIPPEIGNCTALQNIYLHENSLTGSIPKSLENLKSLRNLVLWKNSLVGTIPSELGNCKELSIPLAISKCQNLEALDLSENFLTGNIPQGIFQFKKLKTIYLFSNNLSGEIPREIGNLENLHNLDLSLNRISGNVPAEILGSRNLTYLNLHSNLITGNFPDLTSLAILNLSKNHLVGLIPQGKQFNTFTNASYSGNFGLCGFPLTKTCGNDEGQQPPPSPTIQEDDFGFANGFHWKVVLLGYGCGFMFGLGMGYLVFSSEKTKCLLNIIYGERRNKV, encoded by the exons ATGCCTTTAAATCCATGGATCACCCTCTCCTCCTTCTTAACAATCATCCTTCCCCTCTTGAACCCTTTTGTAGCTTTTGCAGTTAATCCACAAGGCGAAGCTCTTCTTTCATGGAAGCAAAGCCTGAATGGATCCACTGTGGCCTTGTCTAATTGGGACCCAAGTGATGAAACTCCATGTGGGTGGCTTGGAATCACTTGCAACATCAACAAGGAGGTTGTGGAATTGGAATTAAGGTACTTGGATTTATATGGTACAGTTCCAACTAATCTCACTTCATTGGTTTCATTAACCAAGATTATACTTTCTAGTACAAACCTCACAGGTTCAATCCCAAGAGAGATTGCTATACTGCGTGAACTGAATTACTTGGACTTGAGAGACAATGCGTTAACTGGTAAAATCCCATCTGAGATTTGCAACTTGCTTAAGCTCCAAGAAATCCACCTCAACTCGAACCAGCTAGAGGGCTCGATTCCGGTTCAAATCGGCAACCTCACAAGCTTGAAACGGCTGACTCTTTTTGAAAACCAGCTCAATGGAGAAATACCCAATACCATAGGCAACTTGAAGAACCTCCAAGTGTTAAGAGCCGGTAGAAACAAGAACCTTGGAGGCCTTATTCCCCGAGAAATCTGGAATTGTACCGAGTTGACCATGTTAGGCCTAACTCATACAAGTGTCTTGGGTTTCCTTCCTCCGAGTCTTGGTCTCCTCAAGAAGCTTGAAACCATATTCATCGGCTCATCTCTCCTCTCCGGCCAAATCCCACCTGAAATCGGCAACTGTACCGCCCTCCAAAACATCTACCTTCACGAAAATTCACTCACCGGTTCAATACCAAAAAGTCTCGAAAACCTCAAAAGCCTCCGAAATCTTGTTCTCTGGAAGAACAGCTTGGTGGGGACTATTCCATCAGAGCTTGGAAATTGCAAGGAATTATCAATTCCTTTGGCAATTTCCAAATGTCAGAATCTCGAGGCCCTTGATTTATCTGAAAACTTTTTGACTGGGAATATTCCCCAAGGAATCTTCCAGTTCAAGAAACTGAAGACAATCTATCTTTTCTCCAACAATTTATCAGGTGAAATACCGAGAGAGATTGGGAACTTGGAAAATCTGCATAACTTGGATCTTAGTTTGAATCGAATTTCGGGAAATGTACCTGCTGAGATCTTAGGCAGCCGAAACTTGACATATCTCAATTTGCATTCTAATTTGATCACTGGAAACTTTCCTG ATCTTACATCATTGGCAATTTTAAATCTCTCAAAAAACCATCTTGTGGGATTGATACCTCAAGGTAAACAGTTTAATACGTTTACAAATGCTTCTTACAGTGGAAACTTTGGTTTATGTGGATTTCCATTGACAAAAACTTGTGGCAATGATGAGGGACAACAACCGCCACCATCACCAACCATCCAAGAAGATGATTTTGGATTTGCAAATGGATTTCATTGGAAAGTTGTATTGTTGGGATACGGATGTGGTTTCATGTTCGGATTAGGTATGGGATATCTTGTGTTCTCAagtgaaaaaacaaaatgtcTCTTGAATATTATTTATGGAGAACGTCGCAACAAGGTGTAA
- the LOC115963171 gene encoding LRR receptor-like serine/threonine-protein kinase isoform X4 → MPLNPWITLSSFLTIILPLLNPFVAFAVNPQGEALLSWKQSLNGSTVALSNWDPSDETPCGWLGITCNINKEVVELELRYLDLYGTVPTNLTSLVSLTKIILSSTNLTGSIPREIAILRELNYLDLRDNALTGKIPSEICNLLKLQEIHLNSNQLEGSIPVQIGNLTSLKRLTLFENQLNGEIPNTIGNLKNLQVLRAGRNKNLGGLIPREIWNCTELTMLGLTHTSVLGFLPPSLGLLKKLETIFIGSSLLSGQIPPEIGNCTALQNIYLHENSLTGSIPKSLENLKSLRNLVLWKNSLVGTIPSELGNCKELSIPLAISKCQNLEALDLSENFLTGNIPQGIFQFKKLKTIYLFSNNLSGEIPREIGNLENLHNLDLSLNRISGNVPAEILGSRNLTYLNLHSNLITGNFPVETLVYVDFH, encoded by the exons ATGCCTTTAAATCCATGGATCACCCTCTCCTCCTTCTTAACAATCATCCTTCCCCTCTTGAACCCTTTTGTAGCTTTTGCAGTTAATCCACAAGGCGAAGCTCTTCTTTCATGGAAGCAAAGCCTGAATGGATCCACTGTGGCCTTGTCTAATTGGGACCCAAGTGATGAAACTCCATGTGGGTGGCTTGGAATCACTTGCAACATCAACAAGGAGGTTGTGGAATTGGAATTAAGGTACTTGGATTTATATGGTACAGTTCCAACTAATCTCACTTCATTGGTTTCATTAACCAAGATTATACTTTCTAGTACAAACCTCACAGGTTCAATCCCAAGAGAGATTGCTATACTGCGTGAACTGAATTACTTGGACTTGAGAGACAATGCGTTAACTGGTAAAATCCCATCTGAGATTTGCAACTTGCTTAAGCTCCAAGAAATCCACCTCAACTCGAACCAGCTAGAGGGCTCGATTCCGGTTCAAATCGGCAACCTCACAAGCTTGAAACGGCTGACTCTTTTTGAAAACCAGCTCAATGGAGAAATACCCAATACCATAGGCAACTTGAAGAACCTCCAAGTGTTAAGAGCCGGTAGAAACAAGAACCTTGGAGGCCTTATTCCCCGAGAAATCTGGAATTGTACCGAGTTGACCATGTTAGGCCTAACTCATACAAGTGTCTTGGGTTTCCTTCCTCCGAGTCTTGGTCTCCTCAAGAAGCTTGAAACCATATTCATCGGCTCATCTCTCCTCTCCGGCCAAATCCCACCTGAAATCGGCAACTGTACCGCCCTCCAAAACATCTACCTTCACGAAAATTCACTCACCGGTTCAATACCAAAAAGTCTCGAAAACCTCAAAAGCCTCCGAAATCTTGTTCTCTGGAAGAACAGCTTGGTGGGGACTATTCCATCAGAGCTTGGAAATTGCAAGGAATTATCAATTCCTTTGGCAATTTCCAAATGTCAGAATCTCGAGGCCCTTGATTTATCTGAAAACTTTTTGACTGGGAATATTCCCCAAGGAATCTTCCAGTTCAAGAAACTGAAGACAATCTATCTTTTCTCCAACAATTTATCAGGTGAAATACCGAGAGAGATTGGGAACTTGGAAAATCTGCATAACTTGGATCTTAGTTTGAATCGAATTTCGGGAAATGTACCTGCTGAGATCTTAGGCAGCCGAAACTTGACATATCTCAATTTGCATTCTAATTTGATCACTGGAAACTTTCCTG TGGAAACTTTGGTTTATGTGGATTTCCATTGA
- the LOC115963171 gene encoding receptor like protein 22-like isoform X1, which produces MPLNPWITLSSFLTIILPLLNPFVAFAVNPQGEALLSWKQSLNGSTVALSNWDPSDETPCGWLGITCNINKEVVELELRYLDLYGTVPTNLTSLVSLTKIILSSTNLTGSIPREIAILRELNYLDLRDNALTGKIPSEICNLLKLQEIHLNSNQLEGSIPVQIGNLTSLKRLTLFENQLNGEIPNTIGNLKNLQVLRAGRNKNLGGLIPREIWNCTELTMLGLTHTSVLGFLPPSLGLLKKLETIFIGSSLLSGQIPPEIGNCTALQNIYLHENSLTGSIPKSLENLKSLRNLVLWKNSLVGTIPSELGNCKELSIPLAISKCQNLEALDLSENFLTGNIPQGIFQFKKLKTIYLFSNNLSGEIPREIGNLENLHNLDLSLNRISGNVPAEILGSRNLTYLNLHSNLITGNFPGKLSRLLLLQFVDFSDNLIEGTWPLHVLPQHIVFFSISRNNLSGEIPFSICDLNFVKYLDFSHNHFSMIPPCLGNMSDLINLELRNNNLHGSIPKFVKCSNLRSLKLADNQLEGPLPRSLVNCKKLEILDIANNKVNGTFPHWVVNLPELRVLLLRSNNFHGSIGNHKTKFSSPNLRIIDLSHNMFHGHLPSNFFKYLSAMMNGNMDSGGLQYMGDDYFFVWRRYFYDFYSYYYENVTIDVTIGIKGNYIDVVKIHTLLTTIDFSNNSFKGEIPNVIGKLGSLKGLNFSHNNLMGHIPRSFGNLTNLEWLDLSSNKLTGDIPIQLTDLTSLAILNLSKNHLVGLIPQGKQFNTFTNASYSGNFGLCGFPLTKTCGNDEGQQPPPSPTIQEDDFGFANGFHWKVVLLGYGCGFMFGLGMGYLVFSSEKTKCLLNIIYGERRNKV; this is translated from the coding sequence ATGCCTTTAAATCCATGGATCACCCTCTCCTCCTTCTTAACAATCATCCTTCCCCTCTTGAACCCTTTTGTAGCTTTTGCAGTTAATCCACAAGGCGAAGCTCTTCTTTCATGGAAGCAAAGCCTGAATGGATCCACTGTGGCCTTGTCTAATTGGGACCCAAGTGATGAAACTCCATGTGGGTGGCTTGGAATCACTTGCAACATCAACAAGGAGGTTGTGGAATTGGAATTAAGGTACTTGGATTTATATGGTACAGTTCCAACTAATCTCACTTCATTGGTTTCATTAACCAAGATTATACTTTCTAGTACAAACCTCACAGGTTCAATCCCAAGAGAGATTGCTATACTGCGTGAACTGAATTACTTGGACTTGAGAGACAATGCGTTAACTGGTAAAATCCCATCTGAGATTTGCAACTTGCTTAAGCTCCAAGAAATCCACCTCAACTCGAACCAGCTAGAGGGCTCGATTCCGGTTCAAATCGGCAACCTCACAAGCTTGAAACGGCTGACTCTTTTTGAAAACCAGCTCAATGGAGAAATACCCAATACCATAGGCAACTTGAAGAACCTCCAAGTGTTAAGAGCCGGTAGAAACAAGAACCTTGGAGGCCTTATTCCCCGAGAAATCTGGAATTGTACCGAGTTGACCATGTTAGGCCTAACTCATACAAGTGTCTTGGGTTTCCTTCCTCCGAGTCTTGGTCTCCTCAAGAAGCTTGAAACCATATTCATCGGCTCATCTCTCCTCTCCGGCCAAATCCCACCTGAAATCGGCAACTGTACCGCCCTCCAAAACATCTACCTTCACGAAAATTCACTCACCGGTTCAATACCAAAAAGTCTCGAAAACCTCAAAAGCCTCCGAAATCTTGTTCTCTGGAAGAACAGCTTGGTGGGGACTATTCCATCAGAGCTTGGAAATTGCAAGGAATTATCAATTCCTTTGGCAATTTCCAAATGTCAGAATCTCGAGGCCCTTGATTTATCTGAAAACTTTTTGACTGGGAATATTCCCCAAGGAATCTTCCAGTTCAAGAAACTGAAGACAATCTATCTTTTCTCCAACAATTTATCAGGTGAAATACCGAGAGAGATTGGGAACTTGGAAAATCTGCATAACTTGGATCTTAGTTTGAATCGAATTTCGGGAAATGTACCTGCTGAGATCTTAGGCAGCCGAAACTTGACATATCTCAATTTGCATTCTAATTTGATCACTGGAAACTTTCCTGGTAAGTTAAGCCGCCTTCTTTTGTTGCAGTTTGTTGATTTTTCGGATAATTTAATTGAAGGTACTTGGCCACTTCATGTACTTCCACAGcacattgttttcttttcaatctcAAGGAACAATTTAAGCGGAGAGATCCCATTCTCGATTTGCGATCTCAATTTTGTAAAATACCTTGATTTCTCTCATAATCATTTTAGTATGATTCCTCCATGTTTGGGAAATATGAGTGATCTCATAAATTTGGAACTGCGAAATAACAATCTTCATGGTTCCATCCCAAAATTTGTAAAGTGCAGTAACTTGAGAAGTCTTAAACTGGCCGACAATCAATTAGAAGGGCCATTACCACGTTCATTGGTCAATTGCAAGAAATTAGAAATTCTAGACATTGCTAACAACAAGGTTAATGGCACATTCCCTCATTGGGTGGTAAATCTTCCAGAGTTGCGGGTTCTCTTATTGCGATCAAATAACTTTCACGGTTCCATTGGTAATCATAAGACTAAATTCTCATCACCTAATTTGAGAATTATAGACCTCTCTCACAATATGTTCCATGGTCATTTGCCATCAAACTTTTTCAAGTATTTATCAGCCATGATGAATGGGAACATGGATAGCGGTGGATTGCAATATATGGGTgatgattatttttttgtttggagaagatatttctatgatttttattcttattattatgaaaatgttacgATTGATGTTACAATTGGTATTAAAGGGAATTATATTGATGTAGTGAAAATACACACTCTATTGACAACCATTGATTTTTCCAACAATAGTTTCAAAGGAGAAATTCCAAACGTAATTGGAAAACTCGGATCACTTAAAGGGCTAAATTTTTCACACAATAATCTTATGGGTCATATACCTAGATCATTTGGAAATTTAACTAATCTTGAATGGTTAGATCTCTCCTCAAACAAGCTCACAGGTGACATTCCTATACAATTGACAGATCTTACATCATTGGCAATTTTAAATCTCTCAAAAAACCATCTTGTGGGATTGATACCTCAAGGTAAACAGTTTAATACGTTTACAAATGCTTCTTACAGTGGAAACTTTGGTTTATGTGGATTTCCATTGACAAAAACTTGTGGCAATGATGAGGGACAACAACCGCCACCATCACCAACCATCCAAGAAGATGATTTTGGATTTGCAAATGGATTTCATTGGAAAGTTGTATTGTTGGGATACGGATGTGGTTTCATGTTCGGATTAGGTATGGGATATCTTGTGTTCTCAagtgaaaaaacaaaatgtcTCTTGAATATTATTTATGGAGAACGTCGCAACAAGGTGTAA